From the Pseudomonas sp. VD-NE ins genome, the window TTCTTGCGTTATCACGACCCGAAAGGCTGGCCGATGCTGCGTGAAGCGCTGATCCGTATGGGCCGTGGTGATCTGATCGGTTCGGGCAAGGATCAACTGATCCCGACGCATCAGCCGGCGACCGACAGCTACCAGAGCGCCCGTCGCAAGAACTCGACGCCCGCCGGCAGCCACAAAGTGGCCAAGGAAGGCAAAGAGAAGACCACCAAGATCCTCACTCAGCACACCGGTTTGCCGCCGCGTGCCAGTGATGGTGGTAATCCTTGGGACAAGCGTGAGCAGGCCAAGGCAGCGGCGTTTGCCCGCAACCAGCAGGCGGCCAAGGAGCGCGAGGACGCCGCGAAAGGCAAAGGGCCGAAGCCGACCCGTAAGCCGGTGGTGCCGCGCTAAACATTGCTGAGTTGAACAGAACGCCAACCTTCGGGTTGGCGTTCTGCATTTCTGCCGTTGGATTTATGCAGGCCGCAAGATCCATCCCCCTCACCCCAACCCTCTCCCCCATGGGGGGCGAGGGGGAAGGGAGCCGATCGCTGTACTTTTCACAATCGAAGTTCGACTCAGGACTTTCAAGTCGGCGTATCTCCAACATCCAACGCGGTCAGTCCCCTCTCCCCCCGGGAGAGGGCTAGGGTGAGGGGCTCTTCGCAGCAGATCTCCATGCTTTTCAAACCTGAGTTCGACTCAAGACTTCCACGTCGGTGTATCTCCAACAGCCACTCGGTCAGTCCCCTCTCCCTCTGGGCGGTCCGACGTTTCGGGAGGGCTAGGGTGAGGGGCTCTTCGCAACATTTACGTGCAATCAGCCCAAACCATTTCCCCGCATTGCCCGATTTTGGTGCTGTACTGCCCTAAGCATTCCGGGAAAGCGCCCAGGCCTCTGTATGGCATAAGTCTTGCGCGCTTTCGAATACGCTTAGGCTCGCAGGAGGCACGCCGTGTCGATTCATGTCGCATTGCATCACGTCACGCATTACCGCTACGACCGCGCTGTCGAACTCGGCCCGCAGATCGTCCGTCTGCGCCCGGCTGCCCACAGCCGCACGCGGATTCTGTCGTATGCGCTGAAAGTCTCGCCCGAGCAGCATTTCATCAACTGGCAGCAAGACCCGCAGGGCAACTACCTCGCGCGCCTGGTGTTCCCCGAGAAAACCAATGAGTTGCGCATCGAGGTCGATCTGCTCGCCGAAATGGCCGTGTTCAATCCGTTCGACTTCTTCCTCGAACCCTACGCCGAGAAAATCCCTTTTTCCTACGCCGCCGATGAGCGCAAGGAGCTGGCACCGTACCTCGAAACCCTGCCGCTGACGCCGAAATTCAAAGCCTATCTGGACGCTATTGACCGAACGCCGCTGCCGGCGGTGGACTTTTTGGTGGCACTCAACCAGCGCCTGAGCGAAGACATCGGCTACCTGATTCGCATGGAGCCGGGCGTGCAGACGCCGGAACACACCCTCGAACACGCCTCCGGCTCTTGCCGCGACTCCGCGTGGTTGCTGGTGCAATTGCTGCGTAACCTCGGATTAGCCGCACGATTTGTCTCCGGCTACCTGATTCAATTGACCGCTGACGTGAAAAGCCTCGATGGCCCGTCCGGCACTGAAGTCGACTTCACCGATCTGCACGCCTGGTGCGAGGTGTATTTGCCGGGGGCTGGCTGGATCGGTCTCGATGCGACTTCCGGGTTGTTTGCCGGTGAAGGGCATATCCCGTTGGCCTGTAGTCCCGATCCGTCCTCGGCGGCACCGATCAGTGGCTTGGTCGAGCCGTGCGAATGCGTGTTCAGCCACGAAATGTCGGTGGAACGGATCTGGGAGGCGCCGCGCGTCACCAAGCCTTACTCCGATGAACAGTGGCTGGCGATTCAGGCACTGGGCCGGCAGATCGATGCCGACCTGCTGGCGGATGACGTGCGCCTGACCATGGGCGGCGAGCCGACCTTCGTCTCAATCGATGATCCGGATGGTGCCGAGTGGAACACCGCCGCGTTGGGTGCGGATAAACGTAGGCTTTCCGCCGAACTGTTCCAGCGCATGCGTAAACACTACGCGCCGAAAGGCCTGGTGCATTTTGGCCAGGGCAAGTGGTATCCCGGCGAGCAACTGCCGCGCTGGTCGCTCAATTGCTATTGGCGCGGTGACGGCGTGCCGATCTGGCACAACGATGCTTTGATCGCCGACGAGCAGCAGGATTACGGCGTCGATGGCGAATTGGCCGGGCGCTTCCTCGCCAGTGTCGCCGAGCGCCTGAAATTGCCTACGCGTTTTGTCTTCCCGGCCTACGAGGACAATTTCTATTACCTCTGGCGCGAGGGCACGTTGCCGAGCAATGTCAGCGCCGAAGATTCACGTCTTGAGGAACCTCTTGAGCGCGCACGCCTGCGCAAGGTCTTCAGTCAGGGGTTGAACAAGGTGATCGGCCAGGTGCTGCCGCTGGCGCGCACGGCCAAGGGCGACCAATGGCAGAGCGGGCGCTGGTATCTGCGTGACGAACATTGCCGACTGGTGCCGGGGGATTCGCCGCTGGGCTATCGCCTGCCACTGGGTTCGCAGCCGTGGGTGAAAGCCGCCGAATATCCGTTTATTCATCCACAGGATCCGAATCAGGACTTCCCTGATCTGCCGGAAACGGCGCAGCTCAACAGCCCGGGTGAAGCGGCGACGGCGGACGAACGCGTGCCGAAAATCGACGAATCCGCCGACTGGCTGACCCGCACCGCATTCTGCGCTGAGGCCCGCGAAGGGTGTTTGTACTTGTTCATGCCGCCGCTGGAGCGGGTCGAGGATTATCTGGAGCTGGTGGCCGCCATCGAAGCCACCGCCGAAGAGCTGCATTGCCCGGTGTTGCTGGAAGGCTACGAGCCGCCGAGCGATCCACGTCTGAGCAATTTCCGCATCACCCCGGACCCGGGTGTGATCGAGGTCAACGTGCAGCCGTCGGCAACATGGGACGAGTTGGTCGAACGCACCGAGTTTCTTTATGAAGAGGCGCGCCAGACTCGGCTGACCACCGAGAAATTCATGATCGATGGCCGTCACACCGGCACCG encodes:
- a CDS encoding transglutaminase family protein, with translation MSIHVALHHVTHYRYDRAVELGPQIVRLRPAAHSRTRILSYALKVSPEQHFINWQQDPQGNYLARLVFPEKTNELRIEVDLLAEMAVFNPFDFFLEPYAEKIPFSYAADERKELAPYLETLPLTPKFKAYLDAIDRTPLPAVDFLVALNQRLSEDIGYLIRMEPGVQTPEHTLEHASGSCRDSAWLLVQLLRNLGLAARFVSGYLIQLTADVKSLDGPSGTEVDFTDLHAWCEVYLPGAGWIGLDATSGLFAGEGHIPLACSPDPSSAAPISGLVEPCECVFSHEMSVERIWEAPRVTKPYSDEQWLAIQALGRQIDADLLADDVRLTMGGEPTFVSIDDPDGAEWNTAALGADKRRLSAELFQRMRKHYAPKGLVHFGQGKWYPGEQLPRWSLNCYWRGDGVPIWHNDALIADEQQDYGVDGELAGRFLASVAERLKLPTRFVFPAYEDNFYYLWREGTLPSNVSAEDSRLEEPLERARLRKVFSQGLNKVIGQVLPLARTAKGDQWQSGRWYLRDEHCRLVPGDSPLGYRLPLGSQPWVKAAEYPFIHPQDPNQDFPDLPETAQLNSPGEAATADERVPKIDESADWLTRTAFCAEAREGCLYLFMPPLERVEDYLELVAAIEATAEELHCPVLLEGYEPPSDPRLSNFRITPDPGVIEVNVQPSATWDELVERTEFLYEEARQTRLTTEKFMIDGRHTGTGGGNHFVLGGATPADSPFLRRPDLLRSLISYWHNHPSLSYLFSGLFIGPTSQAPRVDEARNDALYELEIAFAQMPEPGEECAPWLVDRLLRNLLIDVTGNTHRAEFCIDKLYSPDGATGRLGLLELRAFEMPPHARMSLAQQLLLRALVARFWREPYAPPKLARWGTELHDRFLLPHFIEQDFADVIVELNNAGYPLRAEWFAAHLEFRFPKVGDYAVNGIELELRQALEPWHVLGEEGAAGGTVRYVDSSLERLQVKLKGLPPQRYLLTCNGIAVPLHPTGRVGEFVAGVRYRAWQPANCLQPTIPVHAPLVFDLLDTWMGRSLGGCQYHVAHPGGRNYETLPVNANEAESRRMARFFRVGHTPGKLPVPNVEISDELPMTIDLRRF